AAAAACCTCCTAAAGGCAGGCTGACAACAAAGAATATATCCTGAACCACATCCATAAATGACTTGGTTATACCTTCGTAGAACATAAAGTCAGTGAAGAATTCCGTTGCCCCAAAGCCGAGCATACTCGGAAGTCCTAGTGCAAAAACTACTATAGCCATCAGTGCTACGGCCTTTCCCCTGCTTATTTTTTTCTCATCAACCAAAAATGCCACCGGCACCTCAAGCAAAGAGATAGTAGACGTTAAAGCAGCAAAGCTCAGTAAAAGGAAAAATCCGCCTCCTACAAAGCGTGCCATTATAGGATCCATAGTCTGGAATACGCCCATTAGCGCTACGAACACAAGCCCGGGGCCTTCACTTGGCGACTGTCCTTGTGAAAACACAAGAGGGAAGATCATTAAACCTGCCAGAAATGCAACCATGGTATCAGCGATGGTAACCATGGTAGCCGAGCTGATAATATTGTCCTGCCTGCCTATATAAGAACCGTACGTGATCAATGCCCCCATACCCAGACTCAATGAGAAAAATGCCTGCCCAAGCGCTGAGTAAATAGTAGCCCCATTAATGAGATCAAAATTGGGAATAAGGTAAAAGTTCACCCCATCCATAGCATTGGGCAAAGTAAGCCCGTAGATTATAATCAGGATCAAAATAACAAACAAAGTGGGCATTAATACCTTTGAAGTGCCTTCGATTCCTTTCTGTACCCCTTTGTAAACGATAAACGCCGTGAGGATCATAAAGGATATGCTGAATAACAGGTTATCGGAATAATCGGCAACATAATTATTAAAATAGCCTGCAAAGTCAGGTTCCTTAAGAATATCCCCAAAACTTACCTGTATAAAATAGCCAAAGGCCCAGCCCGCTACCACATTATAAAATGAAAGGATCATAACACCGCAAATGATACCGAAAAGCCCTACAAATGCCCATGATTTTCCACCAAGCTCCTTATAAGCCCCATATGGGTTAGCCAAAGTACGTCTGCCGACAGCTATCTCACCTACCATCACCGGCAAGCCTATCAAAAATATCCATGCTACATAAATCAGTAAAAATGCCGCTCCACCGTTTTGACCTGCCACATACGGGAATTGCCAAATATTACCTAATCCTACCGCCGATCCTGCCGCTGCGGCAATGAAACCTAACTTACTGGAAAAACCTCCCCTTGCTGCCATTGATAATTGCCATTTTATGAAGTATCAAAGTAAAGTTTAATTTTTCAGGGTTAAAAAACATTTAGCAAATAATCAACGGATCACTAGCCAAAGTATCACCAATACATTTCCAATACTGAGCTGAAAATCATGTATTTATAAAAAAAAATCATTCGGGGTATAATAATTGTACGGCTACCTGTTTTATAATAGAAGCCAGAACAGAATAGTATGAATATCAAGCCAATCGTTATCCTTATAGTACTTCACCTGACGAGCTATGGATTAATGCCGTCACAACAGATTCAAAAGCAAAGTGACCTGAAACTTAGCACAACAAGGGAAGAGGCAGATGCATTAACCGCTAACTATATCCGCTCCTATCCAAACCCTACCAATGGTCCACTTTCTATAACAATGGGTAAGGCCTACAATAAGGTGACAGTAGAAATACGGTCATTATCGGGAAAACTGATAAGTAAAGAGCAGTATGACAACACTGACGAGATAAATACCAATATAAGTGCACCCCGGGGCATATACCTGCTGAGAATAACCGGAGATGACCAGCATCTGATGATTTACCGAATCACAAAAGAATAATAAAGAGGCTAATTTTGCTCCTGTTCAAGAACCTGTAGCTCCTCTTCTGTAAATAAGCGGGATTTAATAATGAAACGAATGCCCAGAGGTATTTCCAGTGAAAAACTGGAACCACGCCCTTCTGTTATATGCAAAGTAAGGTGAGTATGCTTCCAATATTCAAACTGGTCTCTCGACATGTAAAACGGACAATTGGCAACTTCCCCTAATAGTACGTCACTCTCTCCTACCTTGAAATCGCCATCCTCAAAACACATCGGCTGCGACCCGTCACAGCACCCCCCGCTTTGGTGAAACATCAAAGGCCCGTAGCGTTTTTGCAGCTGATCTATGACCTCAAGGGCGTCTTCTGTGGCTTCAATACGTTTAACCATGGCTTTGCTCTTTTTATAAAGTAAGATGGAGCTGCCTGATTGCCCATCAGACAGCCCACCTTAACCCTTAAAACACATCATTTGATTAAAAAAAACCAAGTTTATTCTTATCATAAGAGATCAGCATATTCTTGGTGTTGCGATAATGATTAAGCATCATCTTATGGTTTTCTCTGCCGAATCCGGACTTTTTATATCCACCAAATGGAGCATGTGCAGGATAGGCATGATAGCAGTTTACCCAAACACGGCCTGCCTGGATTGCCCTTGGTATCTGATAGATTTCATGTGCATCGCGCGTCCATAAGCCGGCACCGAGCCCATAAAGTGTATCATTGGCTATGTTTATGGCTTCTTCTGTATCTTTAAACGTGGTAACTGAAGTTACAGGACCAAAGATCTCCTCCTGAAATACCCTCATTTTGTTGGTACCTTTAAATATGGTAGGTTCTATATAATAGCCGTTCTCTAGTCCTGAATTAAGCTTAGCCGGCCCGCCGCCACACAAAACCTCTGCACCCTCCTGCTTACCAATGTCCATATAAGAAAGGATTTTTTCAAACTGGTCATTGGAGGCCTGAGCACCCATCATAGTATCTTCCGCCAGCGGATGCCCCATTTTAATGGACTTGGTGCGCTCCACTACCCTGTCCATAAAGCGGTCATACACTGACTCATGAACAAGGATCCGTGACGGACATGTACAGACTTCTCCCTGGTTCAGTGCAAACATAGCGGCTCCTTCAACACATTTGTCAAAAAACTCGTCATCAGCGTCGGCTATACTGGGCATGAATATATTAGGAGATTTGCCTCCCAGCTCCATAGTTACCGGAATTAGGTTTTCTGATGCGTACTGCATAATCAATCTTCCCGTCGTGGTCTCGCCGGTAAAGGCCACCTTGGCTATTCTTGGAGAATTGGCCAGTGGCTTACCTGCTTCAGGTCCAAATCCGGTCACAACGTTGATCACCCCCGGAGGTACTACCTCCTGAATCAGCTCCATTAGCACCATAATGCTGGTAGGCGTTTGTTCTGCCGGTTTTACTACCGTACAGCAGCCTGCAGCAAGTGCCGGAGCAATTTTCCATGTAGCCATCAGTAGCGGGAAGTTCCAGGGTATGATTTGCCCTACAACCCCTAGCGGTTCTTGCAAATTGATACTTATGGTAGTTTCATCATGCTCTGATATTGTACTTTCATCTGCCCTGATAACACCGGCAAAATACCTGAAATGATCAACACACAACGGTATATCTGCAGCCCTTGTTTCTCTGAGCGCCTTCCCGTTATCCACAGTTTCTACCCGGGCAAGATATTCAAGATTACTTTCTATAATATCTGCTATTTTAAGCATAACTCTGCTCCGCTCGGCAGCAGCTGTTTTAGACCATTTCGGAAAAGCCTGATGAGCAGCATCCAGTGCCTTGTTAATATCTTCCTTATTACCTCTGGCTGCTCTTGTAAAAGGCTCACCATCAATCGGGCTGATGTTATCAAAATATTCACCACTGCTCGGAGAGGTCCATTTGCCCCCGATGAAATGATCGTAATGAGGTTTGAACTCAGGCCTTTCTATTGATGCCTTTTTCTGGGTTACTGTTTCCATTTCCTTAATTTTTTGGTTTACAGCCATAAGTTCATAGATAAATTTGTCTAAAACTTTGCTGCAAGTCCAAATGAATATGCTCACAGTCTATTTCTGCATCAACTGACTTAAATCATATATTATCCCTTAGATTTTTTAAAGAAAAGATGTAAATTTAAATTATACCCTCTACCCCATGAATAAGCACCTTATCGACAGATTTCCCATCAGGGAGGAACGGTCCCTTTTTACGCTGGTGGAGAACAGGACTTCTTATTCATTCGAGATGTGTGAATTAAACCTGTTTGAGACTCATCAGAGTGTGGAGAATGTAAATCTTATGTTTGACCACTTTGTGCTGACGAGCATGCTTTCCGGCAAAAAGATCATGAAGTTAGCCAAACATGAATCATTTGATTACCTGCCCGGTGAGTCTGTTATCCTGCCTCCGGGAGAACTGATGAATATAGATTTCCCAGAAGCAAAAAGAGGTAATCCTACTCAATGTATAGCACTTACTATTTCTGATGAAGTAATACAAAAGACTTTTGATCTGCTCAATGAATATCATCCAAAAGATCCAACATGGGGACAATGGAATATTGACCCGGCGTATTTCCACCTGACTAATAATAAGGAGCTGGCTGACACCATCAACCGCATCATAAGGATAACGAAAAGTGAGCAGGGTAAAGCAAAGGACATCATGGTTGAACTCACTTTAAAGGAAATGCTGGTGAGGCTAATGCAAACCCAGGCGCGCCTGCTCTTCGAAAGCTCCTACCACCTTCTTTCAAATAACAACGCTCTTGCCGCCACTATCAAATACATAAAGGAAAACCTTACTTCAAAAATAAACATTGACAAGCTCTCGGATAAGGCATGTATGAGCAGGGCCAGTTTTTTTAAGAAATTCAGGGAGGCTATAGGAGAATCCCCGGCCCAGTATATCCTGAAGGAGCGCATAAAACTTGCCCAGACACAATTAAAATCTTCTGCCGTCAACATTACAGAAGTCTGCTTTGACTGCGGTTTTGAAAACCTTTCCCACTTTATCAAAGCCTTCAAAAGTGAAGTTGGAATGACCCCGAAAGCGTATCAGGTGGCTTGTATGCAGTAAAACACTTTAATGGCGTATCCTTCAGGACATACCTAAAGTGCTCTGGCACAGCTTTTCAGATTTAAAATAAGGAGAGCAGTACTTTTATCAACTAATAATCCGTCCATCTTCCATGGTGATAATACGGTCGGTTTTTTCTGCAAAGTCGTGGTCATGAGTAACTACTAATAGAGAGAGATGTTGCTCATGGCTTAGTTTTCGCAAAATGTTAAAAACATTCTCAGAGTTTTTACTGTCAAGGTTACCGGTAGGCTCGTCGGCCATGATAATGGTGGGCTCGTTAATTAATGCCCTGGCGATGGCAACACGCTGTTTTTGTCCTCCGGAAATACGTGAGGCCAGTTTACCTGCCTGGTCACCGATGCCTAAAAGTTCAAGCTTTTGCATAGCATCTTCTTTTATTTGAGCAGATCCTTTTTTAGCCAGCTTAAGTGCGGGAAGCATAACATTTTGTAAAATGGTAAACTCCGGCAACAAGTAATGAAATTGAAAAATAAACCCTATCTCGGAATTGCGAACAGCAGACAACTCCTTACCCGATTTACCAGTGAGCTTTTCTCCGGAAAGGTATAGTTCCCCTGTATAGTCCGAATCCATGGTCGACAAAATGTATAGCAGTGTAGACTTTCCGCACCCTGACTTTCCCATAATGGATACAAACTCTCCTTTCCTGATACTGAAAGAGATATCCTTCAATACATGAAAAGGCACCGGATCGGTAAAATATTTATTGATTTTTATTGCCTCTAGTACATTGATCATCATATGATATTTACTGACCTCTGATAATTTCCACAGGATCTATGCGCTCAGCTCTTCTCGCCGGCAGATATCCCGCTAAAAATGTAGAGACTATCGCAAATACAATCCCTATCAGGTAGTACAGCGGATTGAAGTTTACCGGAAAAGTCTTAATAGTTGGCAGTGCCTCGGTCTCAAAAGGTGTATGATCGATCAAAACTGAAATAAAGTAACCGAAAACAAGGCCTGTCACACCCCCAACCACACCAATGAGCATGGCCTGGCTGATAAATATCATTTTCACATCCTTTCCTGAAAAACCAGTAGCCTTGAGTATAGCGATATCATTCATTTTCTCATAGATCATCATGTTCAGAATGTTGTAGATACCAAAACCCGCCACAATGAGTAAGGTTATGGAAACAGCGTAGGTAATGATATTGCGGATGCTTGTTCCTGCTTCAAATTGGGCATTGGCGGTATTAATGTCTACGGCTGTTAAATTATATTGCTTCCTGATCTCATTACTCATGGGTACAGCATCATCAATATTATGGAGCTTTACATTAATATCGGTAATATAATTGTTGCCCTCTCCCATAATCCTCTGAGCTGTTTTCAGGTTGGTATAGCTCTGAATATTATCAATTTCCGCAAGTCCGCTCTGATAGAGCCCAACTATTTTCAATGGGAACATTTCCCCCGTGGCTGTTGCAACCTGGATTTTATCCCCCATATCCAATGACATTTTTTTAGCTATTCCTGCGCCTAAAAGAATACCATTATCATTTCTTGCGAGGTTCTGGGGCTCACCTTTCACAATGTAATCAGCTATGTTAAATAGCCGCACCTCCTCCATTATATCAACACCGTTAATAATGCCATTCAGTTTAATGGAACCTGCGACATAAAAAACCTGGGCCTTTACCTGGGGGGTTACACCGCGTACTCTGGAATCACTGCGCAAATAATCCAGCAGAGGCAGGGCATTGTGTATTCTTTCCTGGTTCTGTTTAGGTTTTACAGAATGCACTATATTGATGCCTCCAGCAAACTCCTCTATCAGGTCAACCGGTTGTTGTTTGCTGGGCCTGATCTCATTATAAATGTGCACATGTGGCGTTCTATCTAGTACAAGGTTGTCCAGCAGGTGATTTAGTCCGGTCATAAAACTGACCAGAATGATAAATGTGCCGATGCCGAAAGTAACGCCCAACGCCGCGATGGAAGACTGCTTTAACCTGGATAACAGATGCGTTTTGGAAATGGAAAGAATAACCGGCCAGTTCATAAATCAGGGTTTATAGATATAAGTACTGGTATCGAGCCCACTGACAATCTCAATATTTTCCATGCTATAGAGCCCGGTTTTCACCTCCAGCAGTCCCTCTTTGGTTTTTACCCGATTCTCTGTCACCAGGTAGTTTCGCGGAATTATTACAGCATTACTCTTTTTACGGATCACAATATTGGCTTCACCTGAAAGACCAGGATAAAGTATGCCGGGAGGTTCTTTAAATACCGCCTCTGCCGTAAATGTCTGTGTCCTCGTATTTTTCTGTGGATAAATCTTGGTGAGTATTGCATCGTACACTTTCCCTTCGTAGGCATCAAGAGTGATAAGCACCTGTTGCCCTACTTCAACTCTGGCAATATCAACTTCATCAATCAACATTTCTATAATAAAATTGCCGGCACTGCCTATGGAGGCAACAGGCTCCTGTAAACTCACAAGCTCGCCCGGCTCCTTATAAATGCTATAAACTTTGCCTCTGAACTCACTCATAACAGTATAGTCCCGGCTGGCTACAAGCGATGTCTTATAGTTAACCTTTGCCTGTTCGAGTTGAGTTTCCAGCTCATTCCTGGTTCTTTGATACCGGCTTCTCAAGGCTTGTAAATTCTTTTGTGATATTTCATAGGCTGTTTCCCTGGTATCATACTCATTTCTGGTGCCTACATTCTGTTCCCAAAGCTTTTTCTGTCTGTAAAAATTAACAGAATCCTGCCTCAGTCTTAGCCGCGCTGCCTCTATATCCTCTTTTAATTCCTTAAGCACTGCAGCATTTCCCTTTAGATTGTCTCTGGCTAATTCCAGAGCCAGTTTAGCTTTTTCAGTATTCAATTCAGGAGCGTCATTGGTTATTTGCATGATCTTCTCCCCTTTATCCACGATTGTACCCTCATCTGCATAAACCCTGGCGACTATACCTCCCACGGCCGCATGAGCATTGTATAAACTGTCGGGCTGTACTGTTAAGGAGGCATACACGGACTCTGTAATTGTAGCCAAATGAGGTTTCACCTTTTCATTATCATTACCGCATGAGGCTATCAATAGAATCAGAAAGGTGTTAAATATTAATCTTAAAGGCATTACTTATTTTTTTGTGAAGCTATTGTTCTGTCATAAACTTTAACAGGTCAATGATCAAATTTTATTCTGACATTTATCATAATTAACTAAATCACGGGATGAAGTAATATGCACTTCTTCTCGTCGTGCAAGGGTATGTCTCTCAGGCCTGTACAAAGGTTCACTCATGAAAGAAATTTAGTAATTCAAAATCATCATTTAAACGTTTGATACTCCTTTAAGTTTTGGCTTTGGAAAAGCTAAAAATTAAAGCTAAATTAAAATACGGCAACAAACTATCAGTGTATGAATCCCCCATATATCATTACCTGCTTAAGGAAGCTTATTCTCTTTGAATTTTGTTCCAAACGAACTTTACTCCTCAACCTATCTGCAAATACCTCTTAGCAAAGCAGGTAAAGTTTGCCTGATATCAGTCTTATTTTTGATTTTGTATTCACCCCAAAATACATAAACCTTGAATATATCGATAAGAAAAAGAATAAAGCACAAGTTAATCGCAGCTTTTGGAGCCGTTTTGGCATTGTCGTTCCTTTTAGCAGGCTGGGGTTATTACTCCATCAATAAAATAATGAACCACCAGAACCTGAACCAAAGAATAGATGACATCTCTATTATGGTACTTCAACTGAGACGTGCAGAGAAGGATTTTTTGATGCGGGAAACAACCAATCCGGAGTTTTTTCAAACCGGTAAAAGCCAGTATTTAACTGTGATAAATGAAATTACTCAAAAGCTACAGGAGGAACTTTCGCAGTTAAAGCAACATCCGTCAAGCGGGTCAATGGAGCTGAAAGACTCTTTTGATGCTATGAGAAAAACCATTGAACAGTACAGTGAAAAGCTTAAACAAATAGGCGAAACCGTCAAAGAAAGGGGTTATAAGGACTGGGGGCTGGAAGGTGAGTTGCGTAAGGCAATCCATGAGGTTGAAAATACGAACTTCCCCTACGACCGTGCATTGATGCTGACCCTTAGAAGACATGAGAAGGATTTTTTGCTAAGAAAGGAATTAGTGTATCCCGAGAAATTTAACCGGGACGTAGAAGAGTTTAAGTTATCGATAACAAATGCAGAAAACACTGACAGCAGCGCTGTATTTCAAGATCAGCAAAATACGATACTCAATAATCTGGATAATTATCAGAGCACGTTCAACCAGATTGTAGAAGCAGAGATGAAACTGGGGTTGAATGAGAAATCCGGACTGAGAGGAGAACTCAGGGCCATAGTGCATGAAATGGAGCCTCTCATAGAAAATCTGGAAGCCCGTATCCGCTCAACAACTTCATCCATCATTGATAATACTCTTCTTTTTTTTCTACTGGTATTTATTGTCCAACTTGGCGCTGGCCTGGTTATAAGTATCCGGTTTTCAAACAAGCTTACCGCAAATATTAAAAGGATCAAGGCTGGCATTGTTACCTTGTCGCAGGGTAAATTTCCTGATGAGGTGGATATAGCCAGCGAAGACGAGCTAGGAGAAACCCAGGCCGCCACCAATAACCTTGTAGAAAGGATAAAAACTGCAGCGGACTTCACCCTAAGTATCGGGGAAGGCAGGCTGGACCAGCAGTATGACGAAAGATACAAGGATGATGTACTGGCAAAAGCACTTCTTGATATGCACCAAAAGCTCAAGGCTGCAGATGAAGAGGATGAAAAACGAAATTGGGCCACCAAGGGTCTGGCTGATTTTGGTGAGATTATCAGAAACAATGAAAACAACCTGCGTGAACTTAGCCATAGAGTAATTTCCGATCTGGTGAAGTTCGTAAATGCCAACCAGGGCAAGTTATTTGTACTTAATGATGAGGACAACAATACCATTGGCGAACCTCATCTTGAACTCTATGCAGCTTATGCGTGGAAAAGACAAAAACACCAGAATCAAATCATCTCTAAAGGAGAAGGACTATCGGGACAGGCCTGGTATGAGCAGAAAAGCATTTACCTTAAGGAAGTGCCTGAAGATTATATCAAAATAAGATCAGGACTTGGAGAGGCAGTGCCCACCAGTGTACTGATAGTACCGCTGGTAGTAAATGAAACTGTATTTGGGGTTATAGAACTGGCCTCACTTAAAGAATTTGAAGATTATCAAATCAACTTCATAGAAAAACTGGCGGAAATAATTGCCGCAAGCCTTTCCAGTGTGAAAATAAATGAAAAAACAAAAAGCCTGCTGGAGCAGGCACAGCAGCAATCAGAGGAAATGAGAGCCCAGGAAGAGGAAATGCGCCAGAATATGGAAGAGCTATCTGCCACACAGGAAGAAATGGGAAGAAAGGAAAAGGAATACCTCAAAAAGATTGAGGAACTTGAAAGCAAACTGGCCGAACAACCGGCCGAGTAGAAAAAAAACAAACTCTTTCAATTTATGTCTATACAGCCACTTACAAAAAGTGGCTTTCTCATTAAATCTCTAACGGTATTTAATTACAAAAATCTAAATTAGCGCCATCAAATCCTCTACAGCGCTACCGCTATGAATGAAAATACAGAAATCGTCAACATTTTACGAAATCAGGAGTTTGAAAATAGCCTGATTGATGAAATACTTACTGTCGGAAGGCTCAAAAAGGTGCAGAAGGGTGCCAGTGTAATCACACCAGGATCAAAAGCAAGTGAAATTCCACTGGTCATTGATGGTACACTTAAGGTGATGCGGCAGGATAAGGATGGCAGCGAGATATTTCTATACTATCTCGAGGGCGGTGAAGCCTGTGCCATGTCAATAACCTGCTGCCTCGAAAATAAAAAGAGCCAGTTTAATGCCGTTGCTGAGGAAGATTGCCTGCTATGGATGATACCTATGGGAACACTTGATGCATGGATAGCGAAATACCCTTCATTCAGAAAATTTGTATTTACCTCCTATCAGAAACGCTTTGACGAGTTATTGACCGCCATCGACAGCATGGTATTTATGAAGATGGACCAGCGACTGTACAAGTATCTGCTGGACAAAAAGCAGGCTTCAGGCTCATTTGAGATCCACAAAACCCATGAGCAAATTGCCCGCGAGCTAAATACCTCGCGAGTAGTAATCTCAAGGTTGCTGAAGCAACTGGAAAACGAAGGAAAAATAGAGCAGTTTAGAAATAAGATAGAAATACTGTAACGATAAGCCGGTTGCTCTTACTCTCTGTAACATTTGTTACAAACCTCATATAACCCGTACCTTACTTTTGCTGGTTGAAATTAAAAACTGAACCGGTAAAATGAAAGAAGCAATAGATTTTATAAGTCAGCCATGGCCCTGGTACGTGGCAGGCCCTGTAATAGCCCTTGTTATGTTCTCCTTATTGTTGCTTGGGAATAATTTTGGGCTTTCCGCCAACCTTCGTTCCATGTGCGCAATACTTGGAGCAGGAAAGCATTGTGAGTTTTTTGACTTTAACTGGAGAGCACAGGCCTGGAACCTTGTTTTTGCCGCAGGGTTGATCATCGGCGGCTATATAGCGCATGCTTTCCTTACACCATCTGGGGGAGTAAACATTTCGTCGCAAACTATCGCCGACCTTCAACAGCTGGGTATAGAAGACCCGGGTAAATCACTGGTACCTGAAAACCTCTTTTCATGGCAGTCACTCGCCACCGTTAGAGGTTTTATTATGCTGGTTGCAGGGGGCTTTCTTATAGGTTTCGGCACACGGTATGCAGGTGGCTGCACCTCCGGACATGCCATCAGCGGGCTCAGCGATCTACAGCTGCCCTCCCTGATTGCTGTAATAGGCTTCTTTATAGGAGGCTTACTCGTTACCTATCTTGTACTACCTTTTTTACTCACCATCTAAAAACACTTTTTAACAATGAAAATATTGAGATACCTGATCATTGGGATCATTTTCGGGATCACTCTGGCCAAGGCAGAGGTGATCTCCTGGTATAGAATTTATGAAATGTTCAGATTTCAAAGCTTCCACATGTATGGCATAATAGGTTCCGCTATAGCTTTGGGTATTGTATTCGTACAGCTTATACGACGCTTTAAGCTTAATTCTGTTGATGGTAATCCTATACAGATCTACCCGAAACAACGGAGTGTTTCCAGATATTTATACGGCGGTATCATATTCGGATTAGGCTGGGCCATGACGGGTGCCTGCCCCGGTCCTATGTTCATTTTATTGGGAAATGGCGTAAGTGTAATCCTCGTAGTGATTGCAGCAGCACTACTGGGTACATATACTTATGGCTTACTACGAAATAAGCTGCCTCACTAACAGGCGCAAAGGTCTCCCGGGCATATCATGACAAAAGTCAGTTTTGTTAGTAACATAAGTTACACTGTTTCATCCTTCAGCCGGCGAAATTTATGCTATCGTTAATCAAAGTACATTTATTATGAAAGTAGAACAAATTTATACCGGCTGCCTGGCTGAGGCGGCTTATTATATCGAATCTCAGGGTGAGGTGACCATTGTTGACCCATTGAGAGAGGTGGCTCCGTACATTGAAAAATCAGAAGAAAACGGAGCCAGGATTAGGTATGTGCTGGAAACCCACTTCCATGCAGACTTTGTATCAGGACATCTCGATCTCGCAAAGAAGACCGGGGCCAGCATAGTCTATGGGCCGACTGCACAGCCAAACTTTGAAGCCCACATAGCTGCCGACGGAGAAGTTCTGCCACTTGGAAATATCAAAATTAAGGTACTACACACTCCCGGGCATACCATGGAGTCTGCAACCTACCTGTTGATTGATGAACAGGGTACAGAAAAGGCCATTTTTACGGGAGACACGCTGTTTATAGGTGATGTAGGACGTCCGGATCTTGCTGTAAAAACAAATTTAACAAGAGAAGACCTTGCAGGCCACCTGTATGATTCGTTGCGCCAAAAGATCATGCCCCTGGCTGATGATATAGTTGTTTATCCCGGTCATGGCGCCGGCTCGGCCTGTGGCAAAAATATGAGCGCCGAAACTACGGATACTTTAGGCAACCAGAAACGCTTCAATTATGCACTGAGGGCAGACATGACCCGGGATGAATTTATCAAAGAGGTAACCACCGGACTGGCGGAACCACCTCAGTATTTCCCTAAAAATGCAGTAATGAACAAAATGGGATATGAAAGCTTTGACAAGGTACTGTTACAGGGAACCGTAGGACTGGATATCCGGACCTTTGAAAACAAGGTGGAAAGGGAGAACGCCCTGATACTCGATACAAGAAAAAAAGAAGAGTTCGTTAAAGGCTTCATTCCCGGGTCTATTTGGATAGGTATAGAGGATAAGTTTGCTCCATGGGTCGGGGCACTGGTCACCGACCTCAGGCAGCCGATAGTTTTTATAGCTGATAAGGGACGTGAGGAAGAAGTGATCACCAGGCTTTCCCGGGTGGGATATGATAATACGCTTGGGTATTTGAATGGCGGCTTTGAGGTCTGGAAAAATTCTGACAAAGATATTGACACCCTTGACGAGATCGGACCACATGATTTCACAAACCTCTATGATATTGAGCAACTGAGTGTGCTGGATGTGCGCAAACAAAGCGAATACGCATCGCAGCATATAGAAGGTGCCATCAGCTTTCCACTGGATTTTATTAACAGAAACATGGAAAAGATCGATAGAAAAGCGCCTTACTACCTGCATTGCCAGGGCGGCTACCGCTCAGTTATCGCTGCATCAATACTTAAATCAAGAGGTTTTGATCAAATTATCAATGTGCGCGGCGGAATTAATGAGATAGGGAAATCATGTATAAAACTCACTTCTTATCGTCAGCCTGAAACCATGTTGTAGACCTCCATAATTAGTACAAAAAACCCGCCCCGCTCTATTATAAAGCAGGGCGGTTTCATTTTACTGCCTTCTCAATAGAATCTGCTTCTGTGTAAAATTATAGGCGGCATCCAGAAACTCTACAAGTCAAGACTTGATAACAAAAGTGCAGGGAAGTAACCATTTTCCTGGAATAAAACCAAACGTT
This region of Fulvivirga ulvae genomic DNA includes:
- a CDS encoding ABC transporter permease; its protein translation is MNWPVILSISKTHLLSRLKQSSIAALGVTFGIGTFIILVSFMTGLNHLLDNLVLDRTPHVHIYNEIRPSKQQPVDLIEEFAGGINIVHSVKPKQNQERIHNALPLLDYLRSDSRVRGVTPQVKAQVFYVAGSIKLNGIINGVDIMEEVRLFNIADYIVKGEPQNLARNDNGILLGAGIAKKMSLDMGDKIQVATATGEMFPLKIVGLYQSGLAEIDNIQSYTNLKTAQRIMGEGNNYITDINVKLHNIDDAVPMSNEIRKQYNLTAVDINTANAQFEAGTSIRNIITYAVSITLLIVAGFGIYNILNMMIYEKMNDIAILKATGFSGKDVKMIFISQAMLIGVVGGVTGLVFGYFISVLIDHTPFETEALPTIKTFPVNFNPLYYLIGIVFAIVSTFLAGYLPARRAERIDPVEIIRGQ
- a CDS encoding efflux RND transporter periplasmic adaptor subunit, translating into MPLRLIFNTFLILLIASCGNDNEKVKPHLATITESVYASLTVQPDSLYNAHAAVGGIVARVYADEGTIVDKGEKIMQITNDAPELNTEKAKLALELARDNLKGNAAVLKELKEDIEAARLRLRQDSVNFYRQKKLWEQNVGTRNEYDTRETAYEISQKNLQALRSRYQRTRNELETQLEQAKVNYKTSLVASRDYTVMSEFRGKVYSIYKEPGELVSLQEPVASIGSAGNFIIEMLIDEVDIARVEVGQQVLITLDAYEGKVYDAILTKIYPQKNTRTQTFTAEAVFKEPPGILYPGLSGEANIVIRKKSNAVIIPRNYLVTENRVKTKEGLLEVKTGLYSMENIEIVSGLDTSTYIYKP
- a CDS encoding GAF domain-containing protein; this encodes MNISIRKRIKHKLIAAFGAVLALSFLLAGWGYYSINKIMNHQNLNQRIDDISIMVLQLRRAEKDFLMRETTNPEFFQTGKSQYLTVINEITQKLQEELSQLKQHPSSGSMELKDSFDAMRKTIEQYSEKLKQIGETVKERGYKDWGLEGELRKAIHEVENTNFPYDRALMLTLRRHEKDFLLRKELVYPEKFNRDVEEFKLSITNAENTDSSAVFQDQQNTILNNLDNYQSTFNQIVEAEMKLGLNEKSGLRGELRAIVHEMEPLIENLEARIRSTTSSIIDNTLLFFLLVFIVQLGAGLVISIRFSNKLTANIKRIKAGIVTLSQGKFPDEVDIASEDELGETQAATNNLVERIKTAADFTLSIGEGRLDQQYDERYKDDVLAKALLDMHQKLKAADEEDEKRNWATKGLADFGEIIRNNENNLRELSHRVISDLVKFVNANQGKLFVLNDEDNNTIGEPHLELYAAYAWKRQKHQNQIISKGEGLSGQAWYEQKSIYLKEVPEDYIKIRSGLGEAVPTSVLIVPLVVNETVFGVIELASLKEFEDYQINFIEKLAEIIAASLSSVKINEKTKSLLEQAQQQSEEMRAQEEEMRQNMEELSATQEEMGRKEKEYLKKIEELESKLAEQPAE
- a CDS encoding Crp/Fnr family transcriptional regulator, giving the protein MNENTEIVNILRNQEFENSLIDEILTVGRLKKVQKGASVITPGSKASEIPLVIDGTLKVMRQDKDGSEIFLYYLEGGEACAMSITCCLENKKSQFNAVAEEDCLLWMIPMGTLDAWIAKYPSFRKFVFTSYQKRFDELLTAIDSMVFMKMDQRLYKYLLDKKQASGSFEIHKTHEQIARELNTSRVVISRLLKQLENEGKIEQFRNKIEIL
- a CDS encoding YeeE/YedE family protein, coding for MKEAIDFISQPWPWYVAGPVIALVMFSLLLLGNNFGLSANLRSMCAILGAGKHCEFFDFNWRAQAWNLVFAAGLIIGGYIAHAFLTPSGGVNISSQTIADLQQLGIEDPGKSLVPENLFSWQSLATVRGFIMLVAGGFLIGFGTRYAGGCTSGHAISGLSDLQLPSLIAVIGFFIGGLLVTYLVLPFLLTI
- a CDS encoding DUF6691 family protein, which gives rise to MKILRYLIIGIIFGITLAKAEVISWYRIYEMFRFQSFHMYGIIGSAIALGIVFVQLIRRFKLNSVDGNPIQIYPKQRSVSRYLYGGIIFGLGWAMTGACPGPMFILLGNGVSVILVVIAAALLGTYTYGLLRNKLPH